One Cydia splendana chromosome 23, ilCydSple1.2, whole genome shotgun sequence DNA window includes the following coding sequences:
- the LOC134801877 gene encoding mitochondrial import inner membrane translocase subunit Tim10, which yields MAVPQLDPAKLQLVQELEIEMMSDMYNRLVNACHRKCIPVKYHEPELGKGESVCLDRCVAKYLDVHERIGKKLSSMSQGEADAGQDLTKINIQEKK from the exons ATGGCGGTGCCCCAACTGGACCCGGCGAAGCTGCAGCTCGTCCAAGAGTTGGAGATTGAGATGATGTCGGACATGTACAACCGCCTCGTCAATGCTTGTCATCGGAAGTGCATACCTGTGAAGTATCACGAGCCGGAACTAG gcaaaggCGAGTCAGTGTGCCTGGACCGCTGCGTGGCGAAGTACCTGGACGTGCACGAGCGCATCGGGAAGAAGCTCTCCAGTATGTCGCAGGGGGAGGCTGATGCTGGGCAGGACCTCACCAAGATCAACATCCAGGAGAAGAAGTAG